In the Anolis sagrei isolate rAnoSag1 chromosome 1, rAnoSag1.mat, whole genome shotgun sequence genome, ccagATCAGACcttccaaggtatgggcacagctttGTCTTCCAAGCCTCTCAACCTAATTAGAACACTTGGATTGTATATTCCAGcatggcaagggggggggggggcactggatGATATTTCAGGTCCCTTCCAAACCTAATATAGACTTCCCAGGAGTCTTGTGGAGTGAGTCTCCTTCtctattgttcattcattctgtCGTTTccaacttttcgtgacctcatggaccatccgacaccagagctccctgttggccgtcaccgcccccagctccttcaaggtcaacccagtcacttcaaggataccatccatccaccttgcccttggtcggcccctcttcctttgtccttccatttcccccagcatcatactcttctccaagctttcctgtcttctcatgatgtggtcaaagtacgtcatctttgcttctactatccttccctccaacgagcagttgggctttatttcctgaagtatggactgcttggatcttctggtggtccaaggcattctcagaactttcctccaacaccagttcaaaagcatctcacttccttccctaaggtccagccctcacatctgtaggtgactatggggaagaccattgctttaactatgtggatcttcattgccagtgtgatgtctctactcttcactatttcatcaagattggacattgctctcctcccaagaagtaagcatctcctgatttcttggctgcagtctgtgtctgcactcTCTTTCTCTATAAGTCTGTGAAACAGAGGCCGAATGGCTATTTGTTGGGCAGGCTTGGATTatatgtcttcctgcatggcaagaaggggggggggggggggtcagactaCATGACCTTTGAGATCCCTTCCAAACGTAATATAGACTTctttggagtttggtggagtctccatcaCTAGAGGTCTTTAaatcaaaggctgggtggccatctgttggggggacTTGGATTGTGTATCTTCCTGCCTAGCAAAAAGGGCCAGACTACATgccctttgaggtcccttccaagtctcATATAGAATTCCTGGGAGTCTGATGGAGTCTCCATCTCTAGAGTTCTGTGAAAtaggggctggatgaccatctactGGCCATACTTGGATTGTGTgctttccttcctggcagaagggtcagactaaatggcctttggggggtggTCTCCCCCACTTCCAGGATTCTATGCTACTCCCATGGGTCCCCAttgccttttcttccctctcccctttcctcctttctttcagatcaGGAACAGAAGTTGGTTCAAATTTCATTAcatagtgctattattattattattattattattattattagtattattattgggttgttgtaggtttttccgggctatatggccatgttctggaggcaatttttctcttgacgtttcgcctgcatctatggcaagcatcctcagagggagtgaggtctgttggaagtaggaaaaatgggtttatatatctgtggaatgaccagggtaatgtttcagctgatcaccttgatttgcattcaatggcctggaagtgcctggggggaatctcttgttgagagtgaattgatatgcctgattgtttactctctgttgttttgctgttgtaatttttgagttttttaatactggtagccagatgaacaaaaatgaacaaaatctggctaccagtattaaaaaactctgaggatgcttgccatagatgcaggcgaaacgtcaggagaaaaattgcctccagaacatggccatatagtccgtaaaaacctacaacaacccagtgatcccagccatgaaagccttcgacaatacattattattattattattattattattattattattatacacaacaagattagtacacagcaaatgaggtcactatgctggctgttgtattggatcacgtcggacacttcccaagcatctaggactgaaAAGGTTAAATATGATGCAATAATATTAAGGAAACATTTGGCTATGATTTTAAATATCTTTCAATTTATtcaaattgggtttttttaaaaagttatccaTACTTGTGtatataaaacagtttaaaagttCAAATCACAAGAAAATGCTTCAATGCCTGTTCCTACTCTTATGGGGTTATTCTTTTTTAATATAAATCATGATGTGTGTAGACATATGTTGAAATTCTCTTGATTGTGAAGATCTATTCCCTACCTTGCAAGgagcttctttaaaaaaaattacattaggatttttgcgtatatgtgtggcctaacataaaataaaccatgtgtcatagaatcatagaatcaaagagttggaagagacctcatgggccatctagtccaaccccctgccaagaagcaggaatattgcattcaaatcacccctgacaaatggccatccagcctctgcttaaaagcttccaaagaaggagcctccaccacactccctccggggcagagagttccactgctgaacggctcacacagtcaggaagttcttcctcatgttcagatggaatctcctctcttgtagtttgaagccattgttccacgtcctagtctccagggaagcagaaaacaagcttgctccctcctcccaaatgtagttcacatttgatcaccCCACAcagtgccttgccagagaaagaaaatatgctatgcaggtgaacagtaaagaacaagtggtTTACTCCTAGTAGGGCAGCTTACCCATCCCaaagcatctctccctatgaaactTCTAGTaggatcgtctggggaggccctgctttcacaGGTGCGTCTGGCATGGataagagatagggccttctctgtggtggcccccagctgtggaactcccttcccaggaatattagattggctccctcctacctgacctttcagaaaagagtgaaaacctggctcttcaagcaagcgtttggaacttcagcatgactAGAGAAACACAAGATTGGAATACGAACACGGAACGGCTAAGACAATGTAAACCGATGAGAAAATGCACTGGAAAACATTAgtttttaatagattttttatagtttttatagcttctatggtttttatatggattttatgatgtgatttaattgcttttaagtgatatatctaattgttgccagtctgtacaccACCCTATGTCGCCTTTGAGCTGAAAAGAGCGGGataaaagtgatgtaaataaataaataaaaagtaaatgtACAATGTGATTAAttgtatcaactcacataatgtcaatTTAGGAGATctaaaattgtctttcttttgtccatgtggataaacttcagcagctcatgaagtgagagTACAAACTctgcctctctctgcttctctcttcaaagcTCTGCACCTGATTAGCTTGGGTCTGAACaataatgtaacagtatccaaaagtcccaggctcccTGGGCACTTCCCAACCAAACAgcatcatgcatcttattttacagttgacacacacatgctcactgattccttgcatgctccaactaTATGGAAAGGGGGTTGGGTAGCTGGTGGTACTAATGCTATTAGCCAGATTGAAACAGTTTTTCCTAAAACATAGTAACCCAATAATTCTAGTTAAGAATAGTTTGCAcagattttgctttgaaaatgtcttgaATTCTAATAAATGGCAAAGTGTGTTATAATTATTTTGCACAAGTTGCCATTTGAATATAGATTGACacgtttcattatttttgaatgtatattttctgattgtatatcagattgtttgtgtcaaataattaataaaataataataataacaacaataatagaaagaGCAAACAGGTGGAATTATCAGTCATTATCAGATATATAAAATGTGGACTCAAAGAGTGCAAAATGATAACAGTCTTCgtttgaaaacaaaacaacataaattatttgggacttgtaggccaaaacacctggggacccacaggttgagaatcactgtactAAGAGCTTACTAAAGGCTTTTTTGATAAGTAATAGCAGGGATCTAACCCATTCTATTGCAGCTCTAAAGCAGCTGTTATGGTTTAGTTGGGTGTGTTATCTACTTACTAAGTTTGTGGTTGGTTGTAaaagaggccaccaatttgtaaaagaTGGCACCCAGTTCGTaacgatgccaccaatttgtaacggtttgtaaaggagccactgCTTTGTAAGGACTgattaaattgataacacaactaatagcttgtaatatagatttgtgctttcttcaatgtgtagcgtggctaaacttgaaagtatttgtaacagagacttggattTAGAagaactgtaacaagtttattgaagtatagaagaagcttgatggtttcaatgtttcttagctcttagaggcacatatcttcagaggttacatttataacatttcataaaccaaCTCTTGAGAGGACTATTATTTCCAttaaacaggttttaaacttattttccttcgaaatgtgtttctttctttaacaagatTACTTCAGGCACAAGCTTAtcttttccttatgttatttctgttgcaataaagattcttattagggctctttcccccttttgctcatacattgactaataatataaataagtcaacttgacctatctaaactatacaggctaaaagccaaaaccatcctgattctcaacacaatAGAATCAGCTTTCCCCTGAAGTttttagactacagactaccttactggttctcaacacacaagagaaccagccttccctgtagttcactgactacagactgttttaaaatggctgccctgccaagtggcagttggctccgcccctttttccatggcaactcagctcaaagtgagttgagctggctaccattccccaattatgctagtttaaatacttacccttgtaaacacctatctattattatactaatcagtagattaaaattcacacttcaccacattgGTGAGCTTTGTATTTGCTTAGCTTGGCTCAGTTTTAGAGCTGGTAGCTCATCGGAGCTGGAAGCAGCATTTGGAAACTGAAGCTGAAGTCAACACCAAGAAAGACTGCTTGTCTGTGGCAAGTCAAGGGCATCTTATTTTCAACAAAATAGACAGAAACCGAACTAATTACtatgtttatttactgttgtagTTAAAAGATGACGACTGTTGTGCCTCAGAAtagcttcaccttgctttctctgacaaaaccagccaatcttgagaggTAGGAAGTTTATTGAAGCAATCAAGTAAAAGCAGTACAAATTCAGTGGTTACAAGGTAAAAAGTTCAATATAATCCTTTGGAGTTTGAGCAGGAGACATGGAGCAAAGCAGGAAGCCAACACCAGGAAGTAGCTTAAGGTTACATGAAGCCGGTCGTTTCTAAATCCCTAGCCCCCGAGCTGGagctactgcaagccatattgcaacgttgaaaCTAACACAGGAGAAGTCtccaggcagattacttatacgttacacttcaaaacagcaaacatcaaacaagccttaacgagcagttttcccacagatgaggtcaacacttCTCTGCTAGCCGCGAACTCCTTCGCAACACCTGGCCTGGGCGGCCTTGCCGCCCCGCAactgtctgaccttgcttcccagcaactgccTTATCAACcacattccgatcttgtgaaagcattgaagacacagacctgtctctaaattgcctgtctctaaattcatgggaagaaaactgagagcccacatctgcactaccATTCCCATCAAGCTCCTCACAcccattcccatcaagttggtgctgaaccacaacaacgACTCACTGAAGAAAGTGTTTTGTTATTGTACTTCAGTGAGATCAACTATTCTGATTTGCTTTGTGTTATTATTGAACTAAAGTGAATGAacaattttcttttctacttaaagTCACAACTGGCTCGTGTATGTTTGAGTTGAGGGTCTCACTGTATTAAAAGGGGCTGAAATATCTTTAACAGGCTAGATGCTTGCTTCAGCGGTCTGCTATCACCAGTCTGACATGGGGTGTAGAGATACAGGAACAACCAGGCTCACATGCTTATTAAAAGTGGTTTTCTTAAAGTCAAACATTTGCCCACAAGAATATATGATACATGTAGATTTATAAGAAAATATCTGATTTGTCTTTTCTTCTTAGCTGAAATTGGGACAGCTATAAATCTGTAAATGACCATTCCTTCTGTGtttattaaaattaaatacatcTTTAAATAAAAGATGCTACAATTCTAATAGCAATTATGGCAAAAAGAATATATATGGTTTCATAGCAGGGAGAAAAATGTCAAGTTTAATGGACAGGGTATTATATATAATtcataatataaaaagaaaaatgtgaaacAGATCTATTAGCTTCGGATATATAAAAGGCTTTTATAGAGTCTCTTGGGCTGCTTTAAAAGTGGTATTGGAGAAATTTGGATTCGGAGAAAATTTTAGAAGCTGAATTGACAAATTATATTAAAAGAATTATGCCTCAGTGATGGTAAATCACTAcctcacagaaaaaaaaaataagggTTGCCCCCTTTCCCTAATCTTGTTTGCAATAGTAATGGAAATTTTAGCGAATGTAATTATAGAGGAAGTTATATGTTGGAATAGGTTATAAAATATATGTAGTTaatttatttgcagatgataccttTTTATCAGTGGAAAACCCAATACAAAAGTGGGAAAATTGAAAATTATTTAGAAGACTTTGGGAAAACAACAGGTCTACAAATtaattggaaaaaataaaaaatgttgggttgttgtaggtttttcggcctatatggccatgttctggaggcaatttttctcctgacgtttcgcctgcatctatggcaaacatcctcagaggtaatgacctcattacctctgaggatgcttgccatagatgcaggcgaaacgtcaggaggaaaattgcctccagaacatggccatatagcccggaaaaaactacaaccacccagggattccggccatgaaagccttcgacaatacattaaaaaaatgttgttgcttAATTACCCggagattaaaattaaaaattcaatTATTAAATATTTGGGAATAAATATAAGGAAAGAAGACTGAGAGACAAATGATTATACCAAATTAAGAAAAGGAATAAATATAAAAGTATGAGGATATGCTAAACTCAAATGATCATGGTTTGGAAGGATAGAATTGATTAAGATGATGAGAACGGAACAATCGACAGTTCTTCCATCCCCATTTTTTCATCCCCATTCGTAATAAATACTAAGTCAAGAGTGTGTCCAGCTACATGGGTGGGCCCAGATATcatttgggacagccccatagttgtcGTGGGGGCCATGAAACCGCTCCCGACAgggactctattagactctcaggacggagagatgctttagaccaggggtcctcaaaccttttaaacagggggccagttcactgtccctcagaccattggagagCCGGACTATATTCaaagtaatacatgtaataacaatagagaaaaataataaatgtaataataatattaagaaatgtaataacaatagagtaaaataataaatgtaataacaatagagaaaaataataataataataataaatagaataaaataataaatgtaataataacaacaaaagcaccatagtttattttaactacagtatatattttggtggaatgctgtgtatatatgaatgagaaaagagggaaagactgATTTGGGAAGGGGTGTTTGAAAAAGTGGAAAAATTAGGTGGAAAGGGGATAGCTGGAAAAGCAGGACAGATTGGGTTGGGAAGGTGGCCACTGGGGATGGAGGAAAGattgaggaggaaaagggggtctGGAAACTGGGAAAGTTTGGGATGGAAAGGGGTGCTGGAAAGTGGGAAAGTACAGTGGGAAAAGGGGCAAGACTGAAATGGGAAAGAGAGGCTGGAACAGGGGAAAGGCTGGGATGGAAAGTGGAGAGAGAGGGACTGGGGAATGGGGGTAGACTGGTATAGGGAGGGGGGAAATAGAAAAAGGAAATACTGGGGTGGGAAAGGGGTGCTAGAAAAGTAGGGGGGACTGAGGtgggacttcctgactgtgagagccgttcagcagtggaactctctgccccagagtgtggtggaggcacctttttttggaagcttttaaacagtggctggatggccatctgtcaggggtgatttgaatgcaatattcctgcttcttggcagaatggggttggactggatggcccaggaggtctcttccaactctttgattctatgattctatgaatacattaagtttgtgagtaaaccaactatgttacttttaaagaagtctgcttatttttgtctctcaagagcatgatttaaatcaagaggttttaagggagaataaatatttggggggggggggggcagataaaaggaacacttctgaaactctgctatatactgtatatgtccTGGTGGGAAGGGGCGGGAGTGAAATAAGGAGTTTTTCAAtcccacaccttcctgccaggactctCACCTCTCCTCACAAGAACCcaggtctccttcttctcctctcttgcGCAGcacatgccttcctctcctcctcgctCAGCGCCAGCCTTTCTCACttctccttattcatatacacacagtatTTTCCCAAAAGATGTTTAGTTAAAATaagctatggtgattattggaaggacacataagcacatttacatcgaagaaggttagaataatgattcaaTCAGAGTTAGTCTTATCTTAtagttttttgtaaatattcaaaaacatttaacctactgatgcctcaattaatgtaattttattgttatctatttttattttgaaattagccagtagctgctgcatttaccACCCTCACGTTATACTCaagttaatagaatcatagaagcaaagagttggaagagacctcctgggccatccagtccaaccccattctgccaagaagcaggaatattgcattcaaatcacccctgacagatggccatccagcctctgtttaaaagcttccaaagaaggagcctccaccacactccggggcagagagttccactgctgaacggctctcacagtcaggaagttcttcctcatgttcagatggaatctcctctcttgtagtttgaagccattgttccattgcgtcctagtctccagggcagcagaaaacaagcttgctccctcctccctgtggcttcctctcacatatttatacatggctataatatctcctctcagccttctcttcttcaggctaaacatgcccagctccttaagccgctcctcatagggcttgttctccagacccttgatcatttgagtcaccctcctctggacacattccagcttgtcaatatctctcttgaactgtggtgcccagaattggacacaatattccaggtgtggtctaaccagagcagaatagggtggtagcattacttccctagatctagccactaggctcctcttgatgcaggccaaaatcccattggctttttttgccgccacatcacattgttggctcatgttcaacttgtccacgaggactccaagatctttttcacacgtactgctctcgagccaggcatcccccattctatatctttgcaataagttttcccagttttgtggtaaaattaggtgcctcggcttatatttgggtccaCTTAAACTcatgtgttttgtgcattggcatattgcTGTCCCTaatagttcaaagacatacctaggtacatcagaTTAACAGCTTAGAAGCCTTGCATGAATGtcattttccaaaaaggttatgactaACAcactggttcccaactttttttttttttttaccagggaccactttgaccaaggaccactctccaacattagtaccaaaagggttatgaatcagtttttggtcaattttagactCGGCTTGTTTATTTGTgaggctgattcagaaaattgcattgggtagaccaaaTCAGCtcgtttttgatacagaacatatgccatccaagaGTCCCTATCTGCTTTCCCACAACCTTAttgaataatctagagctgatgtggtttatccaatgcaattttctgaatcagcactccaaataaccccaggaacaggcctaaaaaagcAGTGTTGCGCTGTGTTATTATCCGTagcagtaacagtgaggccacagaccaaaTTTTAGTTATTGCGGATCACTGGTCGTCCACGGACCACAGGAGAGAACAAAGTGCTCTCACAGGCCATGcttttttaccaagaggttatggcatcattttaaaTTTTTCAAAAGGTCATGACTTCTAAagaggtcatgcctttccaatgatcataaaatctccaaaaggtgaTAGAGacttccattttccaaaacaaacaaacaaacagacacactTGGGAGTAATTCTAAGATCTTCAAACTGAGTTAATTGTATCCCTTATTATTCTATTCACCCTAGATAACCCTTAATAAGTACACTTCTGCTTTTAGCAACACTCTTCTAATTCATAAATCCAACAACTGACATTTGcccctgttgctgttgttgtgaaaACACAATGACATttggttctctcctgacgttttgcctacatctgtggcaggcatcctcagaggttgtgaggagaaactccttctggaacatggccatacagcttggaaaacacacaacaacccagtgattacagccatgaataCGCTGACAGTTGTTTTTGCATATTTTCACAACAACGAAAGTCggtgtgctggaagaaggaaagaccaccaggactgaagcgatgctcctacaccatcaattcTGCTAGGTTGGTCATGTTGTCGAAATGCCCGATCATTGCCTCCCAaggcagttactctactcccaactcaagaatgggaaatgtaaggttggtggacaagaaaagagatttaaagatgggcttatagccaacctcaaaaactgtggcacagacactgagaactgtgaagccctggcccttgagagctctagctggaggtcagctgtgaccagcagtgctgccaaattagaagaggcatgaatggagggcgaaagggagaaacgtgccaacagGAAGGCATGTtaagccaatcctgaccaggaccgccatCCACCTGAAAACAGATGTTCTCTTCCAAATGTTGTTTCTAGACGACTGTCCAGCATTCCTATGAAACAAAACTTGGGTTTCATTGTAAATCTAAACTGTACAATTTTCATCTAGTATCATATGCATTTGAGTCCAATATTTTCTTGCCTTTCTGCAAAAGCACAATATTATAAACATATCCCAATAATATTTTTCTGCATTAACGATTATTGCCTCTGTACGGCTCAGATCGGAGCTTTCCTAACGGTGTGCCATGACAAACTAGTATACAGGGTGTATGTAGATTTCATCTCTTAAATAAACTCTTTCCATACTCCAGGCATTTCTAGGGTTTCTCCCTAGTGTGGGTACTTCGGTGCGTATGTAGACTTGAATTACGAGTGAAACTCTGTCCATAttcaaggcatttaaagggtttcaactgagtgtgaatcctttgatgtgtataTAGACCTGAACTCTGAGTGAACCTCTGTCCATACTACAGGCACGTatagtttctccccagtgtgactcCTTTGATGTGATTGTagatttccactctgagtgaagctctgcccacattccaggcatgtatagggtttctccccagtgtgagtcctgagatgtgaacgtagacctgaactctgagtgaagctctgtccacattccaggcatttatagggtttctccccagtgtgagtcctgaGATGCGATcgtagacttccactctcagtgaaactctttccacactcccagcatttatagggtttctccccagtgtgaattctttgatgcgAACGTAGATGTCCACTcacagtgaaactctttccacactcccagcatttatagggcttctccccagtgtgcgtCCTCTGATGTGAACGCAGACTTGAgttatgagtgaagctctgttcACAATCCGGGCATTTATAGAGTTTCTCTCCAGcgtgagtcctctgatgtgaacgtagacctgaattaTGAGTGAagttctgtccacactccaagcattcatagggtttctccccactgtgaatcctttgatgtgaacgtagacctgaattaTGAGTGAagttctgtccacactccaa is a window encoding:
- the LOC132761674 gene encoding zinc finger and SCAN domain-containing protein 2-like; translated protein: MKEKASKGLECEKGFTWRDHLQHNEKTHTGEEHKHQRTHTEEKPYKCLECGQSFTHNSSLHSHQRIHTGEKPYKCMECGQSFNHSSNLHRHQRIHTGEKPYKCLECGQSFTRSWSLQTHQRTHSGEKPYKCLECGQSFTENCSLRSHERIHSGEKPYKCMECGQSYTQSSGLRKHQRTHSGKKPYECLECGQNFTHNSGLRSHQRIHSGEKPYECLECGQNFTHNSGLRSHQRTHAGEKLYKCPDCEQSFTHNSSLRSHQRTHTGEKPYKCWECGKSFTVSGHLRSHQRIHTGEKPYKCWECGKSFTESGSLRSHLRTHTGEKPYKCLECGQSFTQSSGLRSHLRTHTGEKPYTCLECGQSFTQSGNLQSHQRSHTGEKLYVPVVWTEVHSEFRSIYTSKDSHSVETL